Sequence from the Ereboglobus luteus genome:
CTTCGCAAGGATGACCTCGTGGTTCGTTGTCAGAAAGCGCGGCGTTGTGAGTTTTGCGAGGATGTCCTCATGCTCCGTGGTCAGGTGGTGAATCGGCGGAGCCCCGAAGGCAACGGCAAGGCCGGATATCAAAAACAACGTTATAGTGAGCAGCTTTTTCATGGGTATTATCTGGCTTGGCGTTTCGGCGGGGAGTGCGGTTGCCCGGTGTTTGATTGCGAAAGGCGGAGGCTTTCCTAAAAACAAAGCTGAGACACGCGCGATTGATCAAATCAAAAGACGGGCTTTTCGAGGACCGGCGCATTCAAAAATTATGTGACGTTTGGCAAAACGCGCGGGCAGACGAGTGTCGCGGCGAAGTTTTCTTTAATATCCGAGACATCCTTTCGGAAGCAAAAGCGAGTCGTTTAATACGTGGCCGCCAGCGCCACGAACGCCTCCTCGCGAATCGTCTTGTGTTGGATGGAGAGATCGAGGAGCGGAACTTTCATGCAGGAAATAAATGCCTGGAGAAACCCTCCATTCCCCCATGCGGCGGCAAGACTCAACATTGCATTGAAACTTGTTGAAACTCGCGCGGCGTTGTAAATTCACGCTTCCGAATTTCATGCTACTCGCGATCAACAAACCCTACGGCGTGCTTTCGCAATTCACGCCCGAGCCCGGCTCGCGCTGGCGCACGCTCGCGGACATCTCCGCGCCCGCGCCGTTGCCGTCGCGCGTGTATCCCGTCGGCCGTCTCGACGCCGACAGCGAGGGCTTGCTGCTGCTCGCCGACGAGCGCGCGCTTGTCGATCGCCTGCTCAATCCCGCCCGCGCCCATGCGCGCGAGTATTTCGCGCAGGTTGAAAACATCCCCGCGTCCGGCGCGCTCGCGCGGCTCGCGCGCGGCGGCATCGTCATCGGCGGACACCGCGCGCTGCCGTGTCGCGCTGCGTTGCTCGATCCCGCCTCGCCGGAAATCGCCTTGATTCCGCCGCGCGATCCGCCGATTCGAGTCCGCAAAAACATCCCTGACGCGTGGCTCTCGCTCGAACTCATCGAGGGCAAAAATCGCCAGGTGCGGCGCATGACCGCCGCCGTTGGGCATCCAACGCTGAGACTCGTGCGCGTGCGCATTGGCGCTCTCCGCCTCGCCGCGCTCGGGCTTGCGCCCGGCGAGTGGCGCGAGCTTACGACCGCCGAGCGCGAAGCGTGTTTGTCGTAGCGGCAGGTTGCCAAACCTGCCGCATCGCACGTTGGAGGATTCCCAACCTTCCGGCAAAAATACCAAGTTCATGGCCACGTGCCTTTGCGACGCAATTATCCACCACGGCACGCGGCACGGCGATGGTCGAGCTCAAGCTCGACCACCTCCTCGAGCCGAAGCCCGACATGATTGTGTCGATTGACCAAAGCTGCCTGATGAGTCTGGGCGGTCTCGCCGCGAAAGGCGGGAGCCCCGTGAAGACAATGCACATCGAGCAAATCTTGCGCGACTCGCTGCGCAACACCAGCATGGTGATCGCCTAAACGCGGGGCGCACCTGGCGTGCGGCCAATGTCTTAAAACTTTTCGATCATTGATTGTTCGCAATGCGAGTGGGCACGCGCCATGTAATTTCCGTGGATGCCGTCGCATCCGAAAATCGGGAGTAAGCCGAACTCTGGCGCGTCACGACAAATGCCTGAAACGCTCCGCGAGGTTGAAGCCTGATTTTTTCTCCGCTAATCGGATGACTGATTTGTGAAGCTTTGCGCCAAGGCGCCTTAATGCCACCAGATTTATTTTCCGGATGAGCATCCCAAAATAAGCCAAGGGCGATCCGTCGCAGGCGCGTTGAGGCAATGCAGTCCGCAAGCGTTTTTATCACACCATCGTTGATTTGAAATGGCGCATCCTGCCATGATTGTTCCGTGTTTTCGTTTGCCCGCACATCGGGCGCGGGTTGCGGCCAGCGGCCTTTGCGGATGTCATCAAGCGATGCTTGCAGTGCCGCCGTCTGGTTCAGCGCATTTGCCTCAATGCGCCGGCCCGCGGTCGATATTTTGCTGATCAGAAGAACTGCACGCTGAAGCGCTGAGGAAAATGTCATTTTCCCGGAATCGAGTGGGGCATTGCCGAATTCGCGATACATGCGGCGCATCTGGTATTGTTGCGCCAAAATCGCCTCGGTCGCATAATCCAGCAGCAATTGTTCGTCGGCGCATGACGCGAGTTCCTGTAGCTGGGCGGGTGATGCGTCGACGCCCTGCACGAGGGTTTCCTCAATAATCGCCCACAGTAAATCGTTCGTGGCGAGGTAGGCCGGCCATTGCCAGCAACCGGGCGCGGTTTGCAAGTGCCGGAGCATGCGCAAACCGTCGCATGCAAGTGAAAATGCTTGGGCTGGCTGGCCGTAGTGCAGCATTCGGCGGGCTTGCCGTGCGGCTATCATGAGAGGCATGGCGTTGAGGGAGTCCGAAGCACCGTCACGTGAACAGTATTTTTCCGGCAGCGCGAATGCGGGCTTGCGAGCGGCTTCACGCAACTCATCAAGCACGGCGGCTTCCTCAGGAGAAGCGGTCGTGTCGTTTGGCGAAGTCTGCCGCATATCGGAAGTTGTCCGTTGTTCCCAAAGGCGGCTGCTTACCTCGCAGGCGCGCAGATAAGGCAGGGCTGCGTTGTCCTCATCGGCCACTGGCGCGAAGACCAGGGGCGGAAGCGTGTCCGCGACTCCGGCGGCGGCTGCCCGGTTTTTGACATTGCCCGCCATCGTCGCAGTGCGCGCGTGGCTGACCGCCATCGTGGCGGACAGGCCAAGCCAGAGCGGGCTGGTGTAACAGAGCGCGGCAAAGGCGACGGTTCCAATGCCCGGGCTCGGACGGCGTATCTGTTCCTGCGTCATGCGGGCCAGGCTTGCGCGCTGCGGAAGCGCAAAGTGCTTCCATTGCGGTGCCCTAAATTCGGCGAGTATGCGGCATGTGACGGTTTTTTCATCGGAACCAGGCGGCATTTCCTTGCGCAAGCGCGTGACGAGGCCCGCGAGATTCCAATCGTTCACCACACGCAACAGCATAAAGGCGCCCAGCGCCGCGATCAGATAAGCGCCGCCGCCCCGAGTCCCAACGCAATCAGAGCGAGCGCGCTCACGGCAGTGAACACGGCGCGCAGCCGCGGGGCGCGGGAAACGAGGGCGACATCGGCGATCTGTCCTCCGTCGAGCGGAAGGATGGGAAGCAGGTTGAAGGCGTTAAACACAATAAACATGATCCCGGCTTGGGACAGCCACGGCATTGAGGCAGGGTCGTCGGGCGCAAAAAGCAGCATGGCAATGCCCGCAAAAATGCCGGGCAACGGGCCGAGAAAAAGGATCACAAGGTGTTTCCAAGGCGCGAGCACAAGCGGGTCGCGCGCGACCGCCGCGCCGCCGAAGAACGGGAGAAAGAGAAGCTGGGTGTCCTTGTAACCGAACAGTTTCATTCCGAGCAGGTGGCCGCATTCGTGAATTGTGAGCGCAATCGCAATCACAACTACCGTTTCCCACGACATGATCCAGCGCAGTGCAATAATGAACAGCGCAAGCGAACCGAGCATGATGAGCAATTTTGGGAGCCATGCGGATGACTGGCCGCGCCTTTGAGATTCCATCATGGCGTGATGTTGAAACCAATCCATTTCAGCTTGATTTTCAACGCTCATGAGCGGCGGCGGTGATTGCAGCGTGCGCATGCGCGCGGCTTCGCGCTTGTCGATTGCGAGCGATTCGCGAATGAGGCGTCGGGCGATTTTCAGGCGTGCGAAAAACCGCAGTTGCAGCGTGCCGTCGGGTCGTGTGAATGCGACGGGTGACGCGCGCAACATGGCTTCGTGCTCGCCGGTGAGATCATTGAGCAGTTGCGCGAAGTCGCCAGCGGCGGCCAGCTCGACGGTGAGGACGCCCTGTTTTGCCGCGTCCTCAACGCGCGCGAGATGCCGCGCAATGAGATCTTTTAAGTCGGCGTCGGGCAGGGCCACGTCTTGGAGGCGTGCTGGCGGCGGGATTATCTCATGTTGCTCGATTGAGCGCGTGACCAGCACCTGTCCGTTGGAAAGTTTACTAACGAGAGTGACATGGCATTCCCCGGGGCGGACCGTGGGTTCGTTGGGACGCAACAGCGCGCTGACACCTTGCCCGGGCAAAATATATTCGATGCAGGGAATGGGAATGTCCGCATGGATTGCCAGCTGGATTGTGTGTTCGTGACGCCGGACAAAACCCTCGCCCAAAAGAACGGATTCCTGCGTGATGGCGAGTTCACGGAGCCACACAGGCGTGTCATTTTCGGCGACGGGCGTGATGCGGTTTCCAGTGAATTTGGTTTTGCCGAGAAAACGCACGACGGAGAGAAGGCGCACGATTTGAAAACCTAACCAAAGGCCGATGATGGCAACAATGAGCCATGTGATGGTTTGCATAGTGTCATGCAAATTGCCCATTGGATTTGTGCCAGTGCAAAATGGGACATGACTTTGGGATGCAAAAAAAGCGGCACGGAGGATGTCCGTGCCGCTTTGATTTTTTTGGCAAGCGGTGCCGAGGGCGCACGCGAGGTGCGCCCTTACGATGATTACTTGATGTTCGCGTGGTATTCCTGGAGCGAGTAGATCGGGCGCGTTGGGTTTTTGATTTTCACGGCTATGCCTTTCGCCGCGGCGTGGGCGGCGGCGAGGGTCGTCATGTAGGGGACGCGGTGCTTGATCGCGGCTTTGCGGATATACGAGTCGTCCTTCTTGCTCGCGCGTTTGCTGATCGGCGAGTTGACGATGAACTGCACGAGGCCGTTCTTGATGTCGTCGGGAATGTCCGGGCGGCCTTCGCCGATTTTGATGGCGAGGTCGGCGGCGATGTCGTGCTCGGCGAGGAAGGCGCGCGTGCCCACGGTGGCGCGGAGCTTGAAGCCGCTCGCGATGAGCGTGCGCGCGATGTCGATGACTTGCGGCGTGCGTTCCCACACGCTCATGAGCACGGTGCCGGCCGAGGGGAGCGGATTTTGCGCCGCCTCCTGCGCCTTGCAGAAGGCGAGTCCAAAGTCGGCGGAGAGGCCGAGCACTTCGCCGGTCGAGCGCATTTCGGGCCCGAGGATCGGATCGACTTCGGGGAACTTGTCGAAGGGGAGCACGGACTCCTTCACGCCGTAGTGCGGGATGGTTTTGTGCGCGAGGTTCATCGACGGGATCGTGGCGCCGAGCATGAGTTGCGTGGCGATGCGGGCCATTTGCACGTTGCACACTTTCGAGACGAGCGGGACGGTGCGGCTGGCGCGCGGGTTGGCCTCGAGCACGTAAACTTTGTCGTTCTCGATGGCGTATTGCATGTTCATCAGGCCGACGACTTTCAACTCCTGCGCGATTTTGCGCGTGTAGGTGTTGATGGTTTCGAGGTGCTTGGGGTCGATCGAAACGGGCGGGATCACGCAGGCGCTGTCGCCGGAGTGCACGCCGGCGAGTTCGATGTGCTGCATGACGGCGGGGATGAACACGTCCTTGCCGTCGGCGAGCGCGTCGGCCTCGCATTCAAGCGCCGACTGGAGGAAGCGGTCGAGGAGGAGGGGGCGTTCGGGCGAGACGTCGATTGCCTTGGCAACGTATTCGCGGAGCATGTCCTCGTCGTAGATGACTTCCATGCCGCGTCCGCCGAGGATGAACGAGGGGCGGATCATGATCGGGTAACCGATCTTGTCGGCGATGGCTTTCGCCTCGTCGAAGGTGGAGGCCATGCCGGACTCGGGCATGGGGATTTCGAGGCGCTCCATTTTGTGGCGGAAGAGGTCGCGGTCCTCGGCGTCGTCGATGGAGTCGATGCTGGTGCCGAGGATGTTGACGCCGTTGGCGGCGAGTTCGCGGGCGATGTTGAGCGGGGTTTGCCCGCCGAACTGCACGACGACGCCGAAGGGTTTTTCCTTATTGTAGATTTGGAGGACGTCCTCGACGGTGAGCGGCTCGAAGTAGAGTTTGTCGGAGGTGTCGTAGTCGGTCGAAACGGTCTCGGGGTTGCAGTTGACCATGATGGTTTCGTAGCCGGCGTCGCGCAGGGCGAAGGCGGCGTGGACGCAGCAGTAGTCGAACTCGATGCCCTGGCCGATGCGATTGGGGCCGCCGCCGAGGATCATGACTTTTTTCGGGTTGGCGGTCGAGACGCAGGGGCGCGCGGCGTCGGGCGCGCCGTAGGTGGAGAAATAGTAGGCGGCGTTTTCCACGCCGGAGACGGGGACGGCCTCCCAGCTTTCGACGAGGCCGAGCGCGACGCGGCGTTCGCGTATTTGTTTTTCGGATACACCGAGGAGTTTCGCGAGGTATTTGTCGGCGAAGCCGTCGAGCTTGGCCTGCTTGAGGAGGGCGCCGGGGAGTTCGGCGGCCTTGTCCTTGTAGGCGAGGATTTTTTCCTCGAGTTGCACGAGCTCGAGCATCTGCTCGATGAACCATGCCTTCACATGCGTGATGGCGTTGACTTCATCGACGGTGGCGCCCTTGCGGAGCGCCTCATACATGACGTAGTGGCGTTCGCTGGTCGGGGTGCGCAGATTCGCGAGGAGTTCGTCCTTGGAGAGGTCGTTGAAGTTTTTCGCAAAGCCGAGGCCGGAGCGTCCGTTTTCGAGCGAGCGGATGGCTTTCTGGAAGGCCTCCTTGTAGGTTTTGCCGATGCTCATGACTTCGCCGACGGCCTTCATTTGCGTGCCGAGCTTGTCCTGCACGCCCTTGAATTTTTCGAAGGCCCAGCGGGCGAACTTCACGACGACGTAGTCGCCGGAGGGCGTGTATTGGTCGAGCGTGCCGTCGCGCCAGTAGGGCAGGTCGGCGAGGTTGAGCCCGGCGGCGAGTTGCGCGGAGACGAGCGCGATGGGGAAGCCGGTCGCCTTCGAGGCGAGCGCGGAGGAGCGCGATGTGCGGGGATTGATTTCGATGATGACGATGCGGCCGGTTTTCGGGTCGCGGGCGAGCTGGACGTTGGTGCCGCCGATGACGCCGATGGACTCGACGACCTTGAACGCGATGCGCTGGCACTCCTGCTGCACCTCGACGGGGATGGTGAGCATGGGCGCGGTGCAGAACGAGTCGCCGGTGTGCACGCCGACGGCGTCCACGTTTTCGATGAAGCAGACGGTGACCATTTTGCCCGTGGCGTCGCGGACGACTTCGACTTCGAGCTCCTCCCAGCCGAGGATGGATTGCTCGATGAGGCACTGGCGCGTGAGCGAGAGATCGAGGCCGCGCGTGACGATGGCGCGGAGTTCGTCGATGTTGTAAACGAGGCCGCCGCCCGCGCCGCCCATGGTGTATGCGGGGCGCACGACGACGGGGTAGTTGAGCTCGGAGGCGGCTTGCTCGGCTTGCTCGACGGTGTGGATGATGCGGCTGTCGGGCAGGCCGATGCCGAGCGAGCGCATGGTTTCCTTGAACACTTCGCGGTCCTCGCCGCGCTCGATGGCATCGAGGTTCACGCCGATGACGCGGACGTTGTATTTGGCGAGGATGCCTGCCTTGGAGAGGGCGATGGAGAGGTTGAGGCCGGTCTGGCCGCCGAGGTTGGGAAGGAGGGCGTCGGGTTTTTCCTTGGCGATGATTTGCTCGAGGCGCTCGACGTTGAGCGGTTCGATGTAGGTCGCGTCGGCCATGACGGGGTCGGTCATGATCGTGGCCGGGTTTGAGTTGACGAGGACGATCTTGTAACCGCAGGCGCGAAGCGCCTTGCAAGCCTGGGTGCCCGAGTAGTCAAACTCGCAGGCCTGCCCGATTACGATCGGCCCGGAGCCAATGATGAGGACTTTGTGGATGTCGTCGCGTTTCGCCATGTGTGTGGAAGGATTTGTGTAGGTTCGGGGCGCGAGTGATAAATATTTCGTTACGCGTAGTCGATGGAAATTTTTGTAATAAAATTTGGAGGCGAAAAGTCCCCCGTTCGTCAGGTAATCCGAGCCTCCGCGACAAACGCATCACGCCCGAGGGCGGCGCGCGCGCATTCCATCATTTCGCGCACAGCGTCCCCTGTCGCGTCATCGCGCAGCAACGCAAAACACGCGCTTCCGCTTCCGCTCATTCCCGCCGCCACGCCGAAGCGCCCGCGCAATCGAGCCAGCAGCACCGGTAGTGCCACGAATTTTTCAAACGCCACCGGCTCCATGTTGTTGAACAATAAATCCTCCGCGCCCGCCGCCGCGTTTTCGAGCCACGCCGCAAGCCGGGATTCCGCCTTTTCCCCCGCCAAGTAGCTCTCCGGCGCGCGCGCGGCCATCCGGCGATAAGACCATGCGGTGTTGATGCTCACGTCCGGCTTGAAAATCAGAATCCGGCGCCCGGCCAGCCTTCGCGCCGCGACCTCGGGGAGCGGCTCCGCGCGTTCGCCGCGTCCGCGCATCACGACCGGGCCGCCATGCAAAAACAGCGCGCAATCCGACCCGAGCCCGCCCGCAAGCTCCACCAGTTGCGCGCGCCCCAGCGGCCGCCCTGCCGCATCGTTCAACGCGCGCAAAACCATCGCCGCGTTGCTGCTTCCGCCGCCAAGCCCCGCGCCCGTAGGAATCCGCTTGTGCAGAAAAAAACGCGCGCCCCCCCCCACCCGCTTGCGTTGCGAAACGCCTCCGCCGCCCGCAAAACCAAGTTCGTCGCATCCACCGGCACCGTGGCGTCCGTGCATATCAGTTCAAACGGCACGCCCTCGGCCAGAAACTCGATCCGTATCTCGTCGCCAAACGACACAGGCGCCACGACCGAAAGCAAATCGTGAAACCCGTCAGCCCTCCGCCCCGTGATGGCGAGGAACAGGTTGATTTTTGCCGGGGAAAAAATGGACACCGTGTGCACGTCGCGCCCATTCAAACACAAAACTCCCGGCACGTTGCAACACTGCTGACCTCCGCGCATATTTATTTTCGTAAAAACAGGCAATCATCCGCTGGACACACGTCCGCATTTTGCACATCCTCGTTGTTTTAGTTTTTCGCCCTTCCCGCCCAAGTCCTCATCAAAACAACACCATGCGCACATCACGTCTCGTTGTATCCGCCGGCCTCGCCGCGGCTCTCATTCTGGGTGCCATCGGCTGCTCGAAAAAAACGCCCGCAAGCATCCATCTCTTCAATGGCAAGGACCTCGCCGGATGGACGGCCTACGCAAAGGGAGACAATCCCGACGCCGCCAAGACTTGGGGCGTCGCCAACGGCGTGATCACCGACACCGGCAAACCCGCCGGATATCTTCGCACCGCGCAACGCTACTCCAACTACCGCCTCACCGTCGAATGGCGCTGGCTCGAGGCGCCCGTCGATGCCAAGGGCAAAATCAAAAGGCGCAACAGCGGCGTGCTCCTCCACATGCAAGACGAGGACGCCGTCTGGCCAAAATCCATCGAGGCGCAGCTCATGGAGGGAAACGCGGGCGACTTCTGGATCATCGGCGGCGTTGACACCAATGAACACAAAGCCGCGCGCGAAACCGCGGTCGCCGCCGCAGGAGACGATGAAAAGGCAAAACAAAAGGCCCTGAAAAATCGCCGCCTCGCAAAAAAATCCCCGTCCTCCGAAAAACCCGCCGGCGAATGGAACACCTACGAAATCGTCTGCGCCGGCGACACCGTCACGATCACCGTCAACGGCGTTGAGCAAAACCGCGTCACCGGCGTCACCGTGAGCGAAGGCCACATCTGCCTCCAGTCCGAGGGCGCGCCGATGGAATTTCGCAACGTCATACTCACTCCCCTCAAATAATCCTCCCTTTTCACCAGACTCTTTTTGGCGCGCCAGCGCTCCAACTCTAAACCCTAAGCCATAAACTCAACCAAACTAAAACTCATGACACAACTAACACGTCGTAAATTCCTCGGAACCGCAGCCGCGATCTCCGCCGTGCCGCTCCTCACGAAACTCCCCGCAGCCGCGTTTGCAGCCGGCTCGGACCGCATCAAGGTCGGTGTCATCGGCACCGGCGGTCGCGGCGTCGGCGCCATGCGCAACTGCCTCGCCGCCGATCCCTCCGTGGTCGTCTGGGCGCTCGGTGATGTTTTCAAGGACCGCGTTGATGAAGCCCGCGAAAAACTGATCAAGGGCAGCCCGAAAAGCCGCAAGCCCTCCGCCCCGGTTCCGTCCGACCGTTTTTTTGCCACACCCGAACGCTGCTTCTCCGGCTTCGACGCCTACAAACAAGTCATCGCCTCGGGTGTTGACCTCGTCATCCTCGCCGCGCCCCCGGGCTTCCGCCCGCTGCACCTCGAGGCCGCCGTCAACGCCGGCAAGCACGTCTTCGCCGAAAAACCCGTCGCGGTCGATCCCGCCGGCGTGCGCAAAGTCATCTCCGTCGGCGAGCTCGCCAAGCAAAAGAGACTCGCCATCGTCGCGGGCACGCAACGCCGCCACGCCGCCAACTACCTCGAAACCATGCGCCGCATCCACGACGGTGCCATCGGCGAACTCGTCGGCGGCCAGTGCTACTGGCTCCAGGAGGGCCTCTGGCACCGCGGGCGCAACCCCGAGTGGACCGAGATGGAATACCAGCTGCGCAACTGGCTCTATTTCACCTGGCTCAGCGGCGACCACATCGTCGAGCAACACGTCCACAACATCGACGTCATGAACTGGGCCTTCGGCGGCCCTCCCGTGAAAGCCCTCGGCATGGGCGGACGCCAGGCGCGCACCGACCCGAAATACGGCGACGCCTACGATCACTTCTCCGTCGAATTTGAATACGCCAATGGCGTGCGCGTGCAAAGCCTCTGCCGCCAGACCCCCAACGCCCAGCGCCGCGTCAACGAGCGCGTCGTCGGCACCAAGGGCTACGCCATGGCCGACGGCAAAATCTTCGGCGCAAACAAATGGAAATACGACGGCGACACACCCGACGCCTTCAAGGACGAGCACGTTGACCTCATCAGGAGCATCCGCGACGGCAACCCGCTCAACGAAGCCAAACGCATTGCCGAGAGCACGCTCACCGCGATCCTCGGGCGCACCTCCGCCTACACGGGCAAGGAAATCAATTACAACTGGATACTCAACGCCTCGAAACAAGACCTCACGCCGTCGCGTTACGAACTCGGCGCCGCGCCCGAAGTCGTGATTCCCATCCCCGGCGTGACGCCGCTCGTGTGATTTGGACTTCGCCAATCGCAACAAGGGGCGGCGCTTAGCCGCCCCTTTGTTTTGCGCAAACCGCCCCGCCCCAACCAGCCCTCTTGACAGCGCGCGCGCTCCGCCTTAATTCACGTTTCCCGTATGGAGGCTGTCCTCGAACAACCAGTGCTGGTCTTAAATCGCCTTTGGCAGGCGATTAATGTGATCGGCGCCAAACGCGCCTTTGCGTTGCTTGCGCGGGGACACGCCCAAGTCGTCCATCATCACGAAGAGGACTTCCATACCTTCTCGATGATGGACTGGATCGACTTCTCGCACCACAACCCGCCCCTGACCGACAACGAAATCGTCCACACACCCACCCGCCGCATCCGCCTGCCCCGCGTCATCCTGCTCACCTTTTTCGACAAGCTCCCCTGCAAGGAACTCAAGCTCACCCGCAACAACGTCTTCGAGCGCGACAAAAACCAGTGCCAGTATTGCGCAAAGATTTTCCCGAGGGAGGAACTCAACCTCGACCACGTGATTCCGCGCCACTACAACGGACGCACCACATGGGAAAACATCGTCTGCTCCTGCATCCGCTGCAACACGAGAAAAGCCAACCGCCTCCCCCATGAGGCTGGAATGCGCCTCATCCGCAAACCGCAAAAACCCAAATGGCGCCCCGTGATCAGCCTCATGCTGAGCCGCCACGACCGCGAAATGTGGAAGGACTACCTCGACCTCGCATACTGGAACGTGGAATTGGAGGAGTGAGCCGGCGCGTTGCCGTTTTTCACAGGGGCGTTGCTTGCGACTCCCAATTCGGCATCACGCAGACCGAAAATTCCTAAAAAATTCCCGCTTGCCCTGCCCCAATCTTTCCCCATCTTTTTGACCTCTTGCGGCACTCACTCATGTCAAGCCGGCGCGCCGCATCGCTTCCGCCGGCCTCAGTAACCGTTAACCTTCAACCAAACGGCTTCACACGAAGCCTCCCGCGAAGGGCCGGCGTCCCGAAGCGAGGCGAAGGTTCCGCGCGACGCGTCCCACGGACGCACTGAAAGACACACATGAGTCAAATAATGAAAGATCTGCTCGCCGAATCCAGCTTCGACAAGCTCAAGGAAGGCCAGATCGTCCCCGGCACCATCACCGAAATTCGCCAAAACGAAGTTGTCGTCGATATCGGCGGCAAATCCGAAGGCCTCATTCCCGCCAGCGAATTCATCGACATCGGCGAACTCCAGATCGGCTCCCAGATCGACGTTTACGTTGAGAAACTGGAAGACAAAAACGGAATGCCCACGCTCTCCTACGACAAGGCCGAGCAAAAGAAAAACTGGGACAACATCCTCACACGCTTCCCCGAGGGCTCCATCGCCTCCGGCCGCGTCCGCGCCAAGGTCAAGGGCGGCCTCATCGTCTCCATCGGCGTTGACTCCTTCCTGCCCGCCTCGCACATCGACGTGCAGCCCCCCAAGAACCTCGACCAATACGTCGGCCAGACCTATGATTTCAAGGTTCTCAAAATCAACCTCGACCGCAAAAACATCGTTCTCTCCCGCCGCGAGCTCATCGAGGAACAGCGCACCAGCAAACGCCGCGCCCTCCTCGAATCCATCGAGCCCGGCCAGGTCCGCAAGGGTGTCGTCAAGAACATCACCGACTTCGGCGCGTTCATCGACCTCGACGGCATGGACGGCCTCCTCCACATCACCGACATGAGCTGGGGCCGCATCACGCACCCCTCCGAAATGCTCAAGCAGGGCGAGGAAATCCAGGTCATGATCATCGAAGTGAACCGCGACAAAGAGCGCGTTTCCCTCGGCCTCAAGCAGACCACCAAGAATCCTTGGGATGACATCGAGCAGAAGTTCCCCGTCGGCGCGAAGGTGCACGGCAAGGTTGTCAACCTCGTCCCCTACGGCGCGTTCATCGAAATCGAACCCGGCGTCGAAGGCCTCGTGCACATCACCGAAATGTCCTGGACCAAGCGCATCACGAAACCCTCCGAACTGCTCAAAGTCGGACAGGAACTCGACGCGGTTGTCCTCGGCATCCAGAAGGACGAGCAAAAGATCTCGCTCGGCCTCCGCCAGCTCGAAGCAAACCCGTGGGAAATGGTTCGCCACAACTACCCGATCGGCGCCCGCGTCCATGGCAAGGTTCGCAACATGACCACCTACGGCGCGTTCATCGAGCTCGAGGAAGGCATCGACGGCATGGTTCACGTCTCCGACATGAGCTGGACCCGCAAGGTCAACCACCCGTCCGAAATGCTCAAGAAGGGCGACGAAGTGGACGCCATCGTCCTCGACGTCGATCCCTCGCAGCAGCGCATCAGCCTCGGCATGAAGCAACTCACCACCGATCCCTGGGCCGACATCGACGCCCACTTCAAGATCGGCGAC
This genomic interval carries:
- a CDS encoding HNH endonuclease, whose translation is MEAVLEQPVLVLNRLWQAINVIGAKRAFALLARGHAQVVHHHEEDFHTFSMMDWIDFSHHNPPLTDNEIVHTPTRRIRLPRVILLTFFDKLPCKELKLTRNNVFERDKNQCQYCAKIFPREELNLDHVIPRHYNGRTTWENIVCSCIRCNTRKANRLPHEAGMRLIRKPQKPKWRPVISLMLSRHDREMWKDYLDLAYWNVELEE
- a CDS encoding Gfo/Idh/MocA family protein, translated to MTQLTRRKFLGTAAAISAVPLLTKLPAAAFAAGSDRIKVGVIGTGGRGVGAMRNCLAADPSVVVWALGDVFKDRVDEAREKLIKGSPKSRKPSAPVPSDRFFATPERCFSGFDAYKQVIASGVDLVILAAPPGFRPLHLEAAVNAGKHVFAEKPVAVDPAGVRKVISVGELAKQKRLAIVAGTQRRHAANYLETMRRIHDGAIGELVGGQCYWLQEGLWHRGRNPEWTEMEYQLRNWLYFTWLSGDHIVEQHVHNIDVMNWAFGGPPVKALGMGGRQARTDPKYGDAYDHFSVEFEYANGVRVQSLCRQTPNAQRRVNERVVGTKGYAMADGKIFGANKWKYDGDTPDAFKDEHVDLIRSIRDGNPLNEAKRIAESTLTAILGRTSAYTGKEINYNWILNASKQDLTPSRYELGAAPEVVIPIPGVTPLV
- the rpsA gene encoding 30S ribosomal protein S1, whose protein sequence is MKDLLAESSFDKLKEGQIVPGTITEIRQNEVVVDIGGKSEGLIPASEFIDIGELQIGSQIDVYVEKLEDKNGMPTLSYDKAEQKKNWDNILTRFPEGSIASGRVRAKVKGGLIVSIGVDSFLPASHIDVQPPKNLDQYVGQTYDFKVLKINLDRKNIVLSRRELIEEQRTSKRRALLESIEPGQVRKGVVKNITDFGAFIDLDGMDGLLHITDMSWGRITHPSEMLKQGEEIQVMIIEVNRDKERVSLGLKQTTKNPWDDIEQKFPVGAKVHGKVVNLVPYGAFIEIEPGVEGLVHITEMSWTKRITKPSELLKVGQELDAVVLGIQKDEQKISLGLRQLEANPWEMVRHNYPIGARVHGKVRNMTTYGAFIELEEGIDGMVHVSDMSWTRKVNHPSEMLKKGDEVDAIVLDVDPSQQRISLGMKQLTTDPWADIDAHFKIGDVVTGVVTKITSFGAFVELKDGIDGLVHISQISEDRIEKVKDVLKPGQEVTARVIKIDTAERRLGLSIKAANYSAEQLASETATLEALTRDSSGDMMNLGDILDAASGDKEKSAE